In Microbacterium enclense, one genomic interval encodes:
- a CDS encoding alpha/beta fold hydrolase — MRENVARVRRPATEETPAFDLTYVRSGPRGATPVLVIPGGPGLASVLPYRGLRRWAARGGLDLIMVEHRGVGRSRTDLDGRPLPPAAMRVTAVLDDLAAVLDAEGIDRAVIVGSSYGSYLAMAFGARHPERVSAMLLDSALQSAHDIDIERDRLRELFWDADDDMARGVRRLIAAGVSERVVLDIVRAAYELGGTDLMHPLVRHRPGFAWRALGAYATRDGSIARIPGIYEFDLVGTIAFRELGYGGTPDGHPLDPARTYLPLAPRYPAFAGEPYDLIEAVRSFDWPLVVLSGDRDLRTPSAIAERVVAAAPDATLVRIHNGHSALDTHPMALLNAVRRLVRGQQDRLPGDEAALNRLPRKGLSASFPALLLHIAHLDALLRSRVLHR; from the coding sequence ATGCGAGAGAACGTCGCCCGGGTGCGCCGCCCGGCCACCGAGGAGACTCCGGCGTTCGATCTCACCTACGTGCGGTCGGGGCCCCGCGGAGCAACGCCCGTGCTGGTGATCCCGGGAGGTCCCGGCCTCGCCTCGGTGTTGCCGTACCGGGGTCTGCGGCGGTGGGCCGCGCGGGGCGGCCTCGATCTGATCATGGTCGAGCATCGCGGAGTCGGGCGCTCGCGCACCGACCTCGACGGCCGCCCCCTTCCCCCCGCCGCGATGCGCGTCACAGCCGTGCTCGACGATCTCGCGGCGGTGCTCGACGCCGAGGGGATCGATCGCGCGGTGATCGTCGGCTCCTCGTACGGCAGCTATCTCGCCATGGCCTTCGGGGCTCGGCATCCCGAGCGCGTTTCCGCCATGCTGCTCGACTCCGCCCTGCAGTCGGCGCACGACATCGACATCGAGCGCGATCGGCTCCGTGAGCTGTTCTGGGATGCCGACGACGACATGGCGCGAGGGGTGAGACGCCTCATCGCGGCGGGTGTCTCGGAGCGCGTGGTGCTCGACATCGTGCGCGCAGCCTACGAGCTCGGTGGCACCGACCTCATGCACCCGCTCGTGCGGCATCGGCCCGGCTTCGCCTGGAGAGCCCTGGGTGCGTACGCCACGCGCGACGGCTCGATCGCCCGGATCCCCGGCATCTACGAGTTCGACCTCGTCGGCACGATCGCCTTCCGCGAGTTGGGGTACGGCGGCACCCCCGACGGTCACCCCCTTGACCCCGCGCGCACGTACCTTCCGCTCGCGCCGCGCTATCCGGCGTTCGCGGGGGAGCCGTACGACCTCATCGAGGCGGTGCGCTCCTTCGACTGGCCACTCGTCGTGCTCTCGGGCGACCGTGACCTGCGCACGCCGTCCGCGATCGCCGAGCGCGTGGTCGCAGCGGCTCCGGATGCCACCCTCGTGCGCATCCACAACGGCCACAGCGCCCTCGACACCCACCCCATGGCGTTGCTGAACGCGGTGCGGCGGCTCGTCCGCGGGCAGCAGGACCGCCTGCCCGGCGACGAAGCGGCCCTGAACCGCCTGCCGCGGAAGGGCCTCTCCGCGTCGTTCCCGGCTCTGCTCCTGCACATCGCCCACCTCGACGCCCTCCTGCGTTCGCGCGTGCTGCACCGCTGA
- a CDS encoding acyl-CoA dehydrogenase — MTVGDHPPSPLLVPPDTPDLDDVRSSLERADAIDDLGTDLAATLAWVTRVEPPRSLAARWELLASVAARDVAAARVLEPHLDALAILEEAAAAGIDVALDPGGSWGVFAAEGPGVRLEARQVAGTWTLHGTKPWCSLAADLDRALVTAWIDDDRRQLFALDLHDTAVTARSGPWHARGLDRVVSAPIDVDGAAAVPVGDAGWYLRRPGFAHGGVGVAVCWWGGAVPLRDALAAAAKEDRADQLSRVHLGRADVALWAARAVLGETATVFGAGGSASEGLRAHRARTVVADAVETTLAEAAHALGPSPLVADEAHARRVADLQVYVRQHHGDRDLARIGGDVAAGRGAW; from the coding sequence GTGACCGTCGGCGACCATCCCCCCTCTCCCCTCCTCGTGCCGCCCGACACGCCCGACCTCGATGACGTCCGTTCCTCGTTGGAACGAGCGGATGCCATCGACGACCTCGGCACCGACCTCGCCGCCACGCTCGCCTGGGTCACCCGCGTCGAGCCCCCGCGCTCGCTCGCGGCGCGGTGGGAACTGCTCGCCTCGGTCGCGGCGCGCGACGTCGCCGCGGCCCGCGTGCTGGAACCGCACCTCGACGCGCTCGCGATCCTCGAGGAGGCTGCCGCGGCGGGGATCGATGTCGCCCTCGACCCGGGCGGATCATGGGGCGTCTTCGCCGCCGAGGGGCCAGGCGTGCGTCTGGAGGCGCGACAGGTGGCCGGCACGTGGACGTTGCACGGCACGAAGCCGTGGTGCTCTCTCGCCGCCGATCTCGACCGTGCGCTCGTCACCGCCTGGATCGACGACGACCGCCGGCAGTTGTTCGCCCTCGACCTGCACGACACCGCCGTGACCGCACGCTCGGGGCCCTGGCACGCCCGCGGACTGGATCGGGTCGTCAGCGCTCCGATCGACGTCGACGGCGCGGCGGCCGTGCCGGTGGGGGATGCCGGGTGGTACCTACGCCGCCCGGGCTTCGCCCACGGCGGGGTCGGTGTCGCGGTGTGCTGGTGGGGTGGGGCCGTTCCCCTCCGCGACGCCCTCGCGGCGGCTGCGAAGGAAGATCGCGCCGACCAGCTCTCCCGTGTGCACCTCGGCCGCGCCGACGTCGCTCTGTGGGCGGCACGCGCCGTGCTGGGGGAGACCGCGACGGTGTTCGGCGCCGGAGGCTCGGCATCCGAGGGTCTGCGGGCGCACCGGGCGCGAACGGTGGTGGCCGATGCGGTCGAGACCACCCTCGCCGAGGCGGCCCACGCGCTCGGCCCGTCGCCGCTCGTCGCCGACGAGGCGCACGCGCGCCGTGTGGCCGACCTCCAGGTCTACGTCCGACAGCACCACGGCGACCGCGACCTCGCGAGGATCGGCGGCGACGTCGCAGCGGGGAGGGGCGCGTGGTGA
- a CDS encoding bifunctional PIG-L family deacetylase/class I SAM-dependent methyltransferase encodes MVSFDHRDPGTDEGIWADALARDLPALALDVDRVIVMAAHPDDESLGAAGLLATAVARGIPIDLIVVTDGEGSHPDSPTHTPATLALRRRSELLEAAEIVGLDDPPIFLGLPDGGTDGHRDAIAAALRDALDRAGAHRVLVLSPWRGDGHRDHRVVGEIVEEVCAARRVRSRAFPIWLWHWGDPDDVPWDRAERVALDVRARDAKTRALAAHASQILPLSPARGDEEMIHARMRAHFDRDTEVFFAPAPVERATVGQDYFDDMYARHDDPWGFDSRWYEERKRTVLLAALPRRRYRSVFEAGCSTGALTAQLADRADRVLAVDLATAALDRARRRLAGRANVELRRATLPADWPEGLFDLVVLSEVAYYWAGADLDQGLTASVSALSADGHLVACHWRHPVEEYPRSGDDVHDALAARPDLVRLVRHEEEDFVLEVYGHPGARSVATEAGLVP; translated from the coding sequence GTGGTGAGCTTCGACCACCGTGACCCCGGCACCGACGAGGGCATCTGGGCCGACGCGCTCGCGCGCGACCTGCCCGCTCTCGCCCTCGACGTCGACCGTGTGATCGTCATGGCCGCGCACCCCGACGACGAGAGCCTCGGGGCGGCGGGACTGCTCGCGACGGCGGTGGCCCGTGGCATCCCGATCGACCTGATCGTCGTGACCGACGGTGAGGGGTCACACCCCGACTCCCCCACGCACACCCCCGCGACTCTCGCGCTGCGCCGGCGCAGCGAACTGCTCGAGGCGGCCGAGATCGTGGGTCTCGACGATCCGCCCATCTTCCTCGGCTTGCCCGACGGGGGGACCGACGGGCATCGGGATGCCATCGCCGCGGCGCTGCGCGACGCCCTCGACCGTGCGGGTGCGCACCGCGTGCTCGTGCTCTCCCCGTGGCGCGGTGACGGTCATCGGGATCATCGCGTCGTCGGCGAGATCGTCGAGGAGGTCTGTGCGGCGCGTCGCGTGCGCTCCCGCGCGTTCCCGATCTGGCTCTGGCACTGGGGCGACCCCGACGACGTTCCGTGGGACCGCGCCGAGCGCGTGGCCCTCGACGTCCGGGCTCGGGATGCCAAGACCCGAGCGCTCGCCGCGCACGCGAGCCAGATCCTCCCGCTGTCGCCCGCGCGCGGTGACGAGGAGATGATCCACGCGCGCATGCGCGCGCATTTCGACCGCGACACCGAGGTGTTCTTCGCGCCCGCCCCCGTCGAACGCGCCACCGTCGGGCAGGACTACTTCGACGACATGTACGCCCGGCACGACGACCCCTGGGGCTTCGACTCGCGCTGGTACGAGGAGCGCAAGCGCACTGTGCTGCTCGCTGCCCTTCCGCGTCGCCGCTACCGGTCGGTGTTCGAGGCCGGGTGTTCGACGGGCGCGCTGACCGCGCAGCTCGCCGACCGCGCCGACCGCGTACTCGCCGTCGACCTCGCGACCGCGGCCCTCGACCGCGCTCGCCGACGGCTCGCGGGTCGAGCGAACGTCGAGCTGCGTCGCGCCACCCTCCCCGCGGACTGGCCGGAGGGGCTCTTCGACCTCGTCGTGCTGTCGGAAGTGGCCTACTACTGGGCCGGTGCGGATCTCGACCAGGGGCTGACGGCGAGCGTCTCCGCGCTGAGCGCCGACGGGCACCTCGTCGCCTGCCACTGGCGGCATCCGGTCGAGGAGTACCCCCGAAGCGGCGACGACGTGCACGACGCGCTCGCCGCTCGACCCGACCTCGTGCGCCTCGTCCGGCACGAGGAGGAGGACTTCGTGCTCGAGGTCTACGGCCACCCGGGGGCGCGCTCCGTGGCGACCGAGGCGGGACTCGTGCCGTGA
- a CDS encoding glycosyltransferase family A protein, with translation MIPAHDEEALIGRCLASVTRAVAHAREREPDLVTATVVVLDACTDTTAPQARRWPVETVEITARRVGTARRIGIARALSSLDADPHDTWISMTDADTVVPRDWITHQLDLMEAGIDLVLGTVRPDFADLSARHAAYWRATHHRGRPPGNVHGANLGVRASVYAEAGGIPDLVEHEDVALVRAVRALGAHERASDVHEVETSGRFTGRTPGGYAAFLARVHAWVDAPPLAAPGA, from the coding sequence GTGATCCCCGCGCACGACGAGGAGGCCCTGATCGGCCGGTGCCTCGCGTCGGTGACGCGGGCCGTGGCGCACGCCCGCGAGCGTGAGCCCGACCTCGTCACGGCGACCGTGGTCGTCCTCGACGCGTGCACCGACACGACCGCTCCACAGGCGCGCCGTTGGCCCGTCGAGACGGTCGAGATCACGGCCCGCCGCGTGGGGACGGCCCGCCGGATCGGCATCGCCCGCGCGCTGTCGAGCCTGGACGCGGATCCCCACGACACGTGGATCTCGATGACGGATGCCGACACCGTCGTGCCCCGCGACTGGATCACGCACCAACTCGACCTGATGGAGGCCGGGATCGACCTCGTCCTCGGGACCGTGCGCCCCGATTTCGCCGACCTCAGCGCCCGCCACGCGGCCTACTGGCGGGCGACGCATCACCGGGGGCGGCCACCCGGAAACGTGCACGGAGCCAACCTGGGCGTGCGCGCGAGCGTTTACGCCGAAGCCGGCGGCATCCCGGATCTCGTCGAGCACGAAGACGTCGCTCTCGTCCGGGCGGTCCGGGCCCTCGGGGCGCACGAGCGGGCGAGCGACGTGCACGAGGTCGAGACCTCGGGCCGGTTCACGGGGCGGACGCCCGGTGGCTACGCCGCGTTCCTCGCACGGGTGCACGCCTGGGTCGACGCGCCGCCGCTCGCCGCTCCGGGCGCCTGA
- a CDS encoding glutathione-dependent formaldehyde dehydrogenase — MKALTWQGKRNVSVEEVPDPEILEPTDAIVKITSTAICGSDLHLYELFGPFIDKGDVLGHEPMGVVVEVGSAVTTLAVGDRVVVPFNISCGYCFMCRRGLQSQCETTQVREYDSGAALFGYTKLYGQVPGGQAEYLRVPLADYNHIRVGDDLPDDRYLFLSDIVPTAWQGVQYANVPEGGTLAVMGLGPVGQFAARIGVHLGYRVLAIEPEPERRAMAERHGVLTYDLTDTVVDELIDLTEGRGADGIVDAVGMEAHGNGGIKLAQNAVGLLPDALAQKLMDKAGLDRLAAVYASIDLVRRGGTVSLSGVYAGEADVLPMKTMFDKQLNLRMGQCNVKRWIDDLLPLVEDPADPLGVMDLVTHHAPLEDAPGLYETFQKKEDGCIKVVLRPGS; from the coding sequence ATGAAGGCACTGACCTGGCAAGGCAAGCGCAACGTGAGCGTCGAGGAGGTCCCCGACCCGGAGATCCTCGAGCCCACCGACGCGATCGTGAAGATCACCTCCACCGCGATCTGCGGCTCCGACCTCCACCTCTACGAACTCTTCGGACCGTTCATCGACAAGGGCGACGTGCTCGGCCACGAACCGATGGGCGTCGTCGTCGAGGTCGGATCTGCCGTGACGACCCTCGCGGTCGGCGACCGCGTCGTCGTGCCGTTCAACATCTCGTGCGGGTACTGCTTCATGTGCCGACGCGGTCTGCAGTCTCAGTGCGAGACGACGCAGGTACGCGAGTACGACAGCGGAGCAGCGCTGTTCGGCTACACGAAGCTGTACGGCCAGGTGCCGGGCGGTCAGGCCGAATATCTGCGTGTGCCGCTGGCCGACTACAACCACATCCGCGTCGGCGACGACCTGCCCGACGACCGCTACCTCTTCCTCAGCGACATCGTGCCGACCGCCTGGCAGGGCGTGCAGTACGCGAACGTCCCCGAAGGCGGCACGCTCGCGGTCATGGGCCTGGGCCCGGTCGGGCAGTTCGCGGCTCGCATCGGCGTGCACCTCGGGTACCGCGTGCTCGCTATCGAGCCCGAGCCGGAGCGCCGCGCGATGGCGGAGCGCCACGGCGTGCTCACCTACGACCTGACCGACACGGTGGTCGACGAACTGATCGACCTCACCGAGGGGCGCGGGGCGGACGGGATCGTGGATGCCGTCGGCATGGAGGCCCACGGAAACGGCGGCATCAAACTGGCCCAGAACGCCGTCGGGCTGCTGCCCGACGCCCTGGCGCAGAAGCTCATGGACAAGGCCGGTCTCGACCGCCTCGCCGCGGTCTACGCCTCGATCGACCTCGTGCGCCGCGGCGGCACCGTGTCACTCAGCGGCGTGTACGCGGGCGAGGCCGACGTGCTGCCGATGAAGACGATGTTCGACAAGCAGCTCAACCTGCGCATGGGGCAGTGCAACGTCAAGCGCTGGATCGATGACCTGTTGCCGCTCGTCGAAGACCCCGCCGACCCGCTCGGTGTGATGGACCTCGTGACCCACCACGCCCCGCTGGAGGACGCTCCCGGCCTTTACGAGACGTTCCAGAAGAAGGAAGACGGCTGCATCAAGGTCGTGCTGCGCCCGGGGTCCTGA
- a CDS encoding carbamoyl-phosphate synthase large subunit, producing the protein MRVLVTSSRNTFALDLIRKLGSVGHTVFASDTYDGAVGNHSRFLAGHLATPSPRFETDAFIASVSDYVEKHDIDVIIPTFEEVFYLAARVADLPSSVRLFAGSFGDLARLHDKASFQRLAQDAGVPIPETVVVTSPDELRTAIDSFPRYFARAAFSRGGVGLLTNTGPLAGKIPVEECVPTPEQPWLVQPFVDGPMVCTYSVVVDGKVQAHTTYKAAEQWAHSTAIAFIAVDSTDTLRYTQQLVDTLDPGFTGQISFDFVDHGTDAAPDYKIIECNPRPTNGVILLEADEVSKAIQGELSEPVVAIPGTERQITLAVLADAFTEPLKHLPKTLHDLLHVRDVGAGWWDDAAMLWSPATIVHGAKISHGDRKEILAALGDDIVWNGEPIEGMSEADAEALEAVHAGRV; encoded by the coding sequence ATGCGCGTGCTCGTCACCAGTTCCCGTAACACCTTCGCCCTCGACCTGATCCGCAAGCTCGGGAGCGTGGGCCACACGGTCTTCGCGAGCGACACCTACGACGGCGCGGTCGGCAACCACTCGCGCTTCCTCGCCGGCCACCTGGCCACCCCGTCGCCGCGCTTCGAGACCGACGCTTTCATCGCGTCCGTGAGCGACTACGTCGAGAAGCACGACATCGACGTCATCATCCCGACGTTCGAGGAGGTCTTCTACCTCGCGGCCCGCGTGGCCGACCTGCCGTCGAGCGTGCGCCTGTTCGCGGGCAGCTTCGGCGACCTCGCTCGGCTGCACGACAAGGCGAGCTTCCAGCGCCTGGCTCAGGATGCCGGCGTGCCCATCCCCGAAACGGTCGTCGTCACCTCCCCCGACGAACTGCGGACCGCGATCGACAGCTTCCCGCGCTACTTCGCCCGCGCGGCGTTCTCCCGCGGCGGCGTGGGCCTGCTGACCAACACCGGTCCGCTGGCGGGGAAGATCCCCGTCGAGGAGTGCGTGCCCACCCCCGAGCAGCCCTGGCTCGTGCAGCCGTTCGTCGACGGGCCCATGGTCTGCACGTACAGCGTCGTCGTCGACGGGAAGGTGCAGGCGCACACCACCTACAAGGCCGCCGAGCAGTGGGCGCACTCGACCGCGATCGCCTTCATCGCCGTCGACAGCACCGACACCCTGCGCTACACGCAGCAGCTCGTCGACACCCTCGACCCCGGCTTCACCGGCCAGATCTCCTTCGACTTCGTCGATCACGGCACCGACGCCGCGCCCGACTACAAGATCATCGAGTGCAACCCGCGCCCCACCAACGGCGTCATCCTGCTCGAAGCCGACGAGGTCTCGAAGGCCATCCAGGGGGAGCTCTCCGAGCCGGTCGTCGCGATCCCGGGGACCGAGCGCCAGATCACCCTCGCGGTCCTCGCCGACGCGTTCACCGAACCCCTCAAGCACCTGCCGAAGACGCTGCACGACCTGCTGCACGTGCGCGACGTGGGCGCCGGATGGTGGGACGATGCCGCGATGCTGTGGAGCCCGGCCACGATCGTCCACGGCGCCAAGATCTCGCACGGCGACCGCAAGGAGATCCTCGCCGCCCTCGGCGACGACATCGTCTGGAACGGCGAGCCGATCGAGGGGATGAGCGAGGCGGATGCCGAGGCCCTCGAGGCCGTGCACGCGGGTCGCGTGTAG
- a CDS encoding circularly permuted type 2 ATP-grasp protein, whose protein sequence is MGDLFDGYGSTLAPRKTASGVPAYDEMFGNPAGPGDAAPSRKAYRELYQTLAKMTQEELRGRTESLASSYLAQGVTFDFAGEERPFPLDAVPRVIAYDEWSRIEAGVKQRVRALEAFLDDAYGNQHCVRDGILPAGLISSSQYFYRQAAGIRSANGVRIQVSGIDLIRDEHGEMRVLEDNVRVPSGVSYVISNRRVMAQTLPELFVSMRVRPVGDYPNKLLAALRASAPPGIDDPNIVVLTPGVYNSAYFEHTLLARLMGVELVEGRDLLCIGGKVFMRTTRGPQRVDVIYRRVDDDFLDPLQFRADSMLGAPGLMLAARLGNVTIANAVGNGVADDKLLYTYVPDLIRYYLAEEPILKNVDTWRLEDPGALEEVLDRLPELVVKPVDGSGGKGLVVGPDASPAELEKLRQRLLADPRGWIAQPVVMLSTIPTLVEDGMRPRHADLRPFAVNDGDDIWVLPGGLTRVALPEGQLVVNSSQGGGSKDTWVVGGSAPSHVEYGQGQGVSGLVADQAAVTEAIPIIYDGQPAPATSPRDPRAGGREQQEQQQQADRGEVQHGPQAEQQQQQALPVVSDPSTSSGFSTSAESSVAPAGDGREQGSC, encoded by the coding sequence ATGGGTGACCTGTTCGACGGTTACGGCTCCACGCTGGCGCCGCGCAAGACCGCTTCCGGCGTCCCGGCGTACGACGAGATGTTCGGCAACCCGGCTGGTCCGGGCGACGCCGCACCGTCTCGCAAGGCGTACCGGGAGCTGTACCAGACGCTTGCCAAGATGACGCAGGAAGAGCTGCGCGGGCGCACCGAGTCGCTCGCCAGCTCGTACCTCGCGCAGGGCGTGACCTTCGACTTCGCGGGCGAGGAGCGGCCCTTCCCGCTCGACGCGGTTCCCCGCGTCATCGCGTACGACGAGTGGTCGCGGATCGAGGCCGGCGTGAAGCAGCGCGTGCGCGCGCTCGAGGCGTTCCTCGACGATGCGTACGGCAATCAGCACTGCGTGCGCGACGGCATCCTTCCGGCCGGTCTCATCTCGTCGTCGCAGTACTTTTACCGCCAGGCCGCCGGCATCCGCAGCGCCAACGGCGTCCGCATCCAGGTCTCGGGCATCGACCTCATCCGCGACGAGCACGGCGAGATGCGCGTGCTCGAAGACAACGTGCGCGTGCCCTCGGGCGTCAGCTACGTGATCTCGAACCGCCGAGTGATGGCGCAGACCCTGCCCGAACTGTTCGTCTCGATGCGGGTGCGCCCCGTCGGCGACTATCCCAACAAGCTGCTCGCCGCTCTCCGCGCGTCGGCCCCGCCCGGGATCGACGACCCGAACATCGTCGTGCTCACCCCCGGTGTCTACAACTCGGCGTACTTCGAGCACACCCTGCTCGCACGCCTCATGGGCGTCGAGCTCGTCGAGGGACGCGACCTGCTGTGCATCGGCGGCAAGGTCTTCATGCGCACCACGCGCGGTCCGCAGCGCGTCGACGTCATCTACCGTCGCGTCGACGACGACTTCCTCGACCCGCTGCAGTTCCGCGCCGACTCGATGCTCGGTGCCCCGGGGCTCATGCTCGCCGCGCGCCTGGGCAACGTCACGATCGCCAACGCCGTGGGCAACGGTGTCGCCGACGACAAGCTCCTCTACACCTACGTGCCCGATCTCATCCGGTACTACCTCGCCGAGGAACCGATCCTCAAGAACGTCGACACCTGGCGCCTCGAGGATCCGGGCGCCCTCGAAGAGGTGCTCGATCGCCTTCCCGAGCTCGTCGTCAAACCCGTCGACGGTTCCGGCGGCAAGGGGCTCGTCGTGGGTCCGGATGCCTCACCCGCCGAACTCGAGAAGCTCCGCCAGCGTCTTCTCGCCGACCCCCGTGGGTGGATCGCGCAGCCCGTCGTGATGCTGTCGACCATCCCCACGCTCGTCGAAGACGGGATGCGACCGCGCCACGCCGACCTGCGGCCCTTCGCGGTGAACGACGGCGACGACATCTGGGTGCTGCCGGGCGGACTGACCCGCGTCGCCCTGCCCGAGGGGCAGCTCGTGGTCAACTCCAGCCAGGGCGGCGGATCGAAAGACACCTGGGTGGTCGGCGGGTCGGCTCCCTCGCACGTCGAGTACGGCCAGGGCCAGGGAGTGTCGGGGCTCGTCGCCGACCAGGCGGCGGTGACCGAGGCCATCCCGATCATCTACGACGGCCAGCCCGCTCCCGCCACCTCGCCCCGCGACCCGCGGGCCGGTGGCCGTGAGCAGCAGGAACAGCAGCAGCAGGCCGACCGCGGCGAGGTCCAGCACGGACCGCAGGCCGAGCAGCAGCAGCAACAGGCGCTCCCGGTGGTCTCGGACCCTTCGACGAGCTCAGGGTTCTCGACGAGTGCGGAGTCCTCGGTCGCGCCCGCGGGTGACGGACGGGAGCAGGGATCATGCTGA
- a CDS encoding alpha-E domain-containing protein produces MLSRIAESLFWIGRYIERSDGTARILDVHLQLLLEDPWIDEDTACRSLLSVMGSALPEDVDSVRRNDVLARLAVDRMNPSSIAYSITAARENARRAREIVSTELWEILNTTNSRMPRRLQTDKVHEFFQWVRERAALAIGIVDSSTNRDEAWQFFTLGRSIERTDMTARLLATRSLTEVSGPSWTTILRSCGAYEAYLRTYRGMPSARNAAEFLLLDRLFPRSIIYSIQRAEDCMSAIDPRADRVGHSNTVLRALGQIRNDLEYRPVSDVLTDLPEHMQRVQTVTREASEAIRSRFFPTQAEPSWIGEIS; encoded by the coding sequence ATGCTGAGCCGCATCGCGGAGAGCTTGTTCTGGATCGGTCGCTACATCGAGCGCAGCGACGGCACCGCCCGCATCCTCGACGTGCACCTGCAGCTGCTCCTCGAGGACCCGTGGATCGACGAGGACACCGCGTGCCGATCGCTGCTGAGCGTCATGGGCTCGGCCCTGCCGGAAGACGTCGACAGCGTCCGCCGCAACGATGTGCTGGCGCGCCTCGCCGTCGACCGGATGAACCCCTCGAGCATCGCGTACTCGATCACCGCCGCGCGGGAGAACGCCCGTCGCGCGCGCGAGATCGTCTCGACCGAGCTCTGGGAGATCCTCAACACGACGAACTCCCGGATGCCGCGGCGCCTGCAGACCGACAAGGTGCACGAGTTCTTCCAGTGGGTGCGCGAGCGCGCCGCGCTCGCGATCGGCATCGTCGACTCGTCGACGAACCGCGACGAGGCCTGGCAGTTCTTCACTCTCGGTCGCAGCATCGAGCGCACCGACATGACCGCGCGCCTGCTGGCGACACGGTCGCTCACCGAGGTGTCGGGTCCGTCGTGGACCACGATCCTCCGCTCGTGCGGGGCGTACGAGGCGTACCTGCGGACGTATCGGGGGATGCCGAGCGCCCGCAACGCGGCCGAGTTCCTGCTGCTCGACCGCCTGTTCCCGCGCTCGATCATCTACTCGATCCAGCGCGCCGAGGACTGCATGAGCGCGATCGACCCGCGGGCCGACCGTGTCGGTCACTCCAACACCGTGCTGCGCGCCCTCGGGCAGATCCGCAACGACCTGGAGTACCGCCCGGTCAGCGATGTGCTCACGGACCTGCCCGAGCACATGCAACGCGTGCAGACGGTCACGCGCGAGGCCTCGGAGGCGATCCGTTCGCGGTTCTTCCCGACGCAGGCCGAGCCGAGCTGGATCGGAGAGATCTCATGA
- a CDS encoding transglutaminase family protein produces the protein MKRLRIEHQTGFAYPGDVSASYNEARMLPHSTDSQFVLSSSLDIEPSTSVNQYVDYFGTRVAAFDVLSPHAALTITARSLVEVRPRPIEHADITWEQLAVEAAGSIATVEQLTQTRRTTPHPEVVELARSIAAQHDRPGPAAHAIAEAVGDAIEYMQGVTGVHSTAVDAWEARKGVCQDIAHIAIGALREVGIPARYISGYLHPKPSAEVGEAVTGESHAWVEWFAGDWQGFDPTNNIEIGDRHVLVGRGRDYNDVPPLRGVYAGPGKSQLKVKVTITRET, from the coding sequence ATGAAGCGTCTGCGCATCGAACACCAGACCGGCTTCGCCTACCCGGGAGACGTCTCGGCGTCGTACAACGAGGCGCGGATGCTGCCGCACTCCACCGACAGCCAGTTCGTGCTGAGCTCGTCGCTCGACATCGAGCCGTCGACGTCGGTGAACCAGTACGTCGACTACTTCGGCACCCGCGTCGCGGCCTTCGACGTGCTCTCGCCCCACGCGGCGCTCACGATCACGGCCCGCTCGCTGGTGGAGGTGCGCCCTCGTCCGATCGAGCACGCCGACATCACGTGGGAGCAGCTCGCCGTCGAGGCGGCGGGCTCGATCGCCACCGTCGAGCAGCTCACGCAGACGCGCCGCACGACCCCGCACCCCGAGGTCGTCGAGCTCGCCCGGTCGATCGCGGCGCAGCACGACCGCCCGGGACCAGCGGCGCACGCCATCGCCGAGGCGGTCGGCGACGCGATCGAGTACATGCAGGGCGTGACCGGCGTGCACTCGACTGCGGTCGATGCCTGGGAGGCGCGCAAGGGCGTCTGCCAGGACATCGCCCACATCGCGATCGGGGCCTTGCGCGAGGTCGGCATCCCGGCTCGCTACATCTCGGGCTACCTGCACCCGAAGCCTTCCGCCGAGGTGGGGGAGGCCGTGACGGGGGAGTCGCATGCCTGGGTCGAGTGGTTCGCCGGCGACTGGCAGGGCTTCGATCCGACGAACAACATCGAGATCGGCGACCGCCACGTGCTCGTCGGCCGCGGTCGCGACTACAACGACGTGCCGCCGCTGCGCGGTGTGTACGCCGGACCCGGTAAGAGCCAGCTCAAGGTGAAGGTGACGATCACGCGCGAGACGTGA